Genomic window (Dyadobacter fanqingshengii):
ATCACCGGTTTTCCAGTGACAGAATCGATTGCCCGAACCAGGGATTTGTTCAATTCTTTGTGCAAGTCGTCGATGATCCGGTATTCCTGGATGTTTGTCATAGCAGCGGCCTTTTATCTCTTAAAACGGTGTATTTCAAAGTCCTGCAAAGGTAACTTTCAGGTTTTATCATCAAATTGCATAGGTTCAATTTTTATATTTTTTTATACTTTTTAAGGACTTCTTACGATTTGACCCCTGCCCGCCGCATTACCTTTGTCACTGTCAAAACGAAATATAAAACACGGATCAAATGAGAAAGATAGCAATCATGGGAGCAGGGCAGTCGGGATTACACCTGGCGATCAGACTTGTAAAAAGCGGATACGACGTGACGATCATTTCAGAACGTTCTGCCGAAGAGATTTTTAACGGCCAGCCGACGGGTGCTACCTATCTTTTTCACGACTCATTGCAACTGGAACGCGAGCTAGGACTTGATTTCTGGAGTGATACCGCTTATCATTCCACGGGTTTCAATATCAACTTCGGCAAACCCGACGGTAACTTTGCATTTGGTATCAAGTCACGCACCAGCAAGCCGGGTGCATCCATTGATCAGCGTTTGAAGTTCTATCAATGGATCAAGCTTTTTGAAAAACTGGGTGGTAAATTCATCGTCAGCGACACCACGCCTTCTGATCTGCTTGCCTGCACGGCCGAGTTTGATCTGGTGATCGTATCCTCCGGCAAAGGTCCGCTGGCCCGGCTGTTTACAAAAGACGAGGAGCGTTCGACGCACGAAAAGCCAGCCCGAAAGCTTGTACAGCTGCATATCAATGATTTTGAACAGACCGATAAAACCAAATTCACTTCCATTACTTTGGATGCATTGATGGGCGGCGGCGAGATCATCACTGCACCATTTTATCAAAAAGACGATATCCAATGCGCCTTTATCCTGATCGAAAGCATTCCGGGCGGTCCGATGGACGTATTCGATGACGCGACCACAGCCAGTGAACTGCTTGCAAAAGCCAAAGAAATGATCCGGACGCTCATGCCCTGGCGTTACCCGGCCTTTGCCAATGCGGAGGTGATTGCCGACAATGCGTTTTTAAAAGGAGCATTCACCCCGGTTGTACGCAAGCCGGTGGTTCAGCTCAACTCTACTGCAGCTGTGCTTGGGGTTGGAGATACCGTTATTTTAAATGATCCTATCGTGGGCCAGGGCGGCAACAATGCATCCAAAATGGCCAACGTTTATGCCAAAGCGATCATTGCCAGAGGCGACAAACCTTTTGATGTTGCCTGGATGAATGAAACTTTTGAAAGTTTTTGGGATTATTCCAAATACGTGAACCGGTTCTCCGACATATTTCTGGCTCCCGCGCAGCCGCACGTGGTTGAAATACTGGGCGCAGCTACACAGAACCCCGAAATCGCTTCTGACTTTGTCAACGGTTTCAATCATCCGCCCGCGATTTTTCCCTGGCTGGACAATGCAGAGGAAGCCAAAAAATACCTCGCCAGCAAAGTCAAAAGTGCCGAACCTGTGATGTAGCCCGGTCTTTTAAAGCTTTAATTTATTTTTTCCACACCATAATTTTCTCAAAATGAAAAACGCAATGCGCGTGTCCTCAGCGGACGCGCAACAGAAGACGCATGCCCATTTACAATCAGTTTACTCAACTATTTATCCAATTAAAATGAAAAATCAGTTTTTGAAATCAATTACATTTTGCTTTGTCCTATTGTCTTCCGTGCTATCCACGAGCTGCCGTGAAGACCAGCTTTTGTCCGAGCAGGTAACAACCGAAAAGGATCTGGATTCGACACGTTCAGCAAAATTTGGTGTCCCTACAAAGTTTGATCAACATGAATTTGCGCTGAAAATCGAAGCTTACATGGAGCCGCTTGTGGCTGGTTTTGGCTATACAATTTACAACGATGGCGTTCCTTACTATGCAACAAACGGAGGCGACGGTTTTGCCCGCAAGCATGTGGATACGCCCATGCTGCTACACAGTGCGATTGTTAAACAAGAGATATCCAGCGTTACGCAGTATGTTACGGCGGTAGCGATGATCCACGCACTTCAAAAATACAATGTGCCCCTTGAATCGGCAGTTTGGCCTTACCTTCCTAAATATTGGAAGCCGAGCAAAGAATTCAAAACGCTTACTTTTGAAAGGCTTCTCGCACACCGGACCGGATTAATCAATTACCATGATTATCACAAACTTTCCGAGACTGTAACGGGAGTGGTCAACAAGAAGGTTTTTGATGCAAAAGATATTGAAAACAATGATGTCAATTATCTGCTGCTGGGTATTATCCTACCTTATCTTGAAGCTAAAAAACTGGCTAATCAGGGCAATACCAGTAAATTAGTTAAGCTGGAATCCACCAATAACAACTTCATCGAATATGGTGAGCAGTATCGTGCTTATGTGAGAACCAACGTATTTAAAGCAGCCGGATTGGACCATTCAACAGTGATCGACTGGCGTGGATGGAATGAAAAAGGTACGATCCTTTCCTCAGCTGCAAACATGGGTTACCCGACTAAGAACGGCAGCGAGCCGGGAACTCAAAAAGAAATGCACCTTGTGGATTGTGGGGTTACAGGCTTGTATATGAGCGCTGAGCAGTTTGCCAAATTACAATCGGCGGTGGCGCAGTTCAGGGTAATCAGTTTCGATAAATTGAACCAAATGAAATCAAAACTGCTTGGTTTTGACGGCAGTATCGCAGGTAAGAAGAGTATTTATTATTGGAAGAAAGGAGCGGAAAATAATTGTGAAGCGATGATTGTCGACTTCGGAAAAGTGCAGGTCGCTGTTTTTGCAACCTCCACACACAGCCAGATCACAAATCCTGCGGTTCTTGCGCAGATGTATGAGGCATCTTTCAAAAATTTGTAAGCCCGGAAGTACAGATCGTGTAAAATGCCCCAGTCTGCTTGCAGACTGGGGCATTAGTTTTTTGAATATAGTTAATTACCGGCGTTAGTTTCATCTTCACCCCCGCCAGTCCGAGCTTCCTTTTTGGCTCTTTCAATGTCATCTTCAATGCCAGGGATACGTTGATCACTGGATGCAACCCTGGAACCATAAAACCGCGTGTCATCAAACGCTCGTGGTTGTAAAATCCATCCGGATGGCTCTCATAAGTTACCGCGCCCGATGCAACCGCAGCGGCAAGGCCAGTGAAGGTATTTCGGATCTGAGATTCGGTTGCAGCTGTGATCATCCCCTTTTCATTATCGTCAAGGTCCACAATGATATACAACACTTTCCGGGACTGGGTGTCAAAGATCAGCTCGTCGACCATTCTGCCATAATTGATTTATTTTAACAAATACCGTACCTGTTAAAGTGGGGAGTATAATCTTCATCTGATATGGGTTAGCCCCTTTGTTCGCGGTAATAGGCTATATTTGGGTTTACATCCCGATATGGACATCAAGAAACGAAATAATGTAAAAGTGTTCGGCAACGGCACACAGCCGATGGTCTTTGCTCATGGCTTCGGATGCGGGCAACACATGTGGCGCTACATATGGCCGGCATTCGAAAAAGATTATAAAATTGTCCTCTTTGATTATGTCGGCAGTGGCGGCTCAGATATCAGTGCTTATAATCACGAGCGTTATGACAGCTTAAATGGTTATGCACAGGATGTGATAGACATTTGCCATGAGCTGGCTTTGAAAAACTGCGTTTTCATTGGTCATTCAGTAAGCAGTATGGTTGGCGTGCTGGCATCAATCAAAGAACCTGAACTGTTTGACAGCCTTGTTTTGATCGGCCCGTCTGCCAGGTACATTGACGACGACCAGTACACCGGTGGGTTTAAACAAGCGGACATAGAAGAGCTTTTGGTGACCATGGAGAGAAATTACATTGGTTGGGCAAATTTCCTTGCGCCCGCCATCATGCAAAACGGCAGCCGGCCTGAGCTGGGGGCTGAGTTAACAGAAAGCTTTTGTTCAACCGACCCCATCATTGCCAAACAGTTCGCCCAGGTCACTTTTTTATCTGACAACCGAAGGGACCTGGCCAAGGTAGTGCACCCGGTGCTGATTTTGCAGTGCTCAGAAGATATTATTGCGCCTGTCCAGGTAGGAGAGTACTTGCACCGTCAGATGAGTGGGAGCGTATATAAGCTCATGCAAGCCACAGGGCATTGTCCGCACCTGAGTGCACCGAAAGAAACTATTAAGCTCATGCAGGAATTCCTTTCGCACTAACTTGATTTTGATTGCAACAAGCAGAAAACATATTACAGGATTTGCCTTGCGGCTGTGTGATTTTTACCGAGACAGGAATGGTCACATTCATTAACAGGACCCTATGCTCGGTGCTGGGTTTCCAGGTAGAAGACGTCCAGGGGAAAAGCGTGGAAGTGGTCATGACCATTTCCAGCCGCATATTCCACCAAACCCATTTTTTTCCATTGCTTAAATTGAAGGGGCAGGTAAGTGAGATATTCCTGTCACTCCGGGCTAATGATGGGAGCTCAATCCCGATGATGGCCAATGCCAAATCCATCACTGAAAACGGGGAGCCCTGTTACATTTGTGTGTACACGCCGGTCTGGGAGCGACAGAAGTATGAAAACCAACTCTTGGAAGTTAACCGTGCGCAACAAAAGGCGTTGGATGAGAATGCTATGTTGAACCGGCTGAAAGACGAGCTCGAATCCAATCAATTTAACCTGGATCGAAAAATATCCATCCTCGCCGAGCGAAGCCGGGAATATCTGCAAATGGGCAAGGTATTCATGCACGACATGCAGGAGCCTATCCGCAAAATCAGTCTTTTCTTCGATACATTCCTACGTAAAGAGGGTATTCCACAAAACGCAGGCGAACACAGTCAAGTTGAAATAATCAAGCGCTCTATCCTGCGCTTAAAGTTCTTAACGGGCTCGCTGCTAGACTTTGTACAAAATTCCGTTTCCGACGACCCGGTAACTTTGCTCAATCCCGGTGCGCTTATCCAACAGGCCAGTGCAGAGCTTACTAAAAAGCACGGCCCTTTTGATTATGACATTAACATCGGGGATTTGCCAGAGTTTGATGGCAGGGCGGTGCAGATCAAGCGGGTCTTTATTGAGCTGTTAAAAAATGCGGTTGAAAACAAGGCCTCTGACCGCAAATTGGCAATCCGGGTCACTGCCATCGTCTCAGAAGAAAATGCATATCAGAACCATTCAGCAAAGTACAGATATACCGATCATGTCAAGATCGAGTTTGCTGACAACGGTGCTGGTTTTGATAATAGGTTCAATGAATATGTGTTCGGTCTTTTAAATAAGCTTAACATGGGCACTCCTGGTCCGGGGCTGGGCCTAGCCTTATGTAAACAGATCATAGCGGGGCACTACGGTACGATCCAAGCGAAATCTGAGGTAGGAAAGGGAACAAGCATTGTAATTATGCTGCCGCTTCGGCAAATGGCAAATCATAACCAAATTGTGTGATTTTACTCACAGAAGCAAGTGCTAGCGGTAATGGCTGACGTAGAAATCATTGATATCATTGGCCAATTGGGTGACCTGCTCAAACGAAGCAGGCTTTTCAAAATATCCCGACGCACCGCTTGCAATCAACTTGTCAATCAGCCCGGGGTCTGTCGCTGTTGATATGGCCAGGATCGGAAGATGTTTGCACGATGGGTCTAAACGCATTGCCGTTATCACTTCCAGGCCGCTAACGCGGGGCATATTAATATCCATGAGTACCAAAGTCTGTTGCGATGGCTGCTGGCCCAAAACGCGATCCAGGAATTCGAAACCACTACTGAATTCGATGATATTCACGTTGCCCATCAGCTGATGGACAGCCTGGCTGATAATCATCCGGTCATCGTCGTCGTCATCGACCAGGTAGATTGTTTTTTCGTCATTGAGCATGCGCGAAGTATTTCGGTAAAAAGTAATTAGGGTACAATATCGGGCAGCGCATTAAATCAAAAAGCTGTCGGCAGTTTCATCTTACGGTAATCAAAGCTACACAAAATCTCCGCAAGATGTAATGCTATATATTCCATCAGCAATGCCCTTAAGTTACGAACTTAATCCAACATTGAGAATAAATTTCTCCTTCATACAACCATTAATGCAATCTCATGCCTCTTTGCCTTAAGAGAAACTGACAATCAAATAACAGAACGGTTTACATGGGAAGGTGCATTTTAGTTTTTTGTCTTTTGCTTAGTTTGCGCCCTGCGTATAGTCAGGTTGATCCGGCGGTAAAATTTAGTGAAGAGCCCATCGATACATTAATCCAGCAAAGGTTTATTGACCGGTATGAGAACGTGTTTATGACCAAGGTGCCCACCCGTCATATGTTTAAATTAGGTTTGTCACAATATTACCAGGCAGTGCCATACCCATTAACAGACGATAAGACCTTGAATAACTTGTCCCTCCATCTTGGCTATGAGATTAAATTCCTTCCGGCGTTTTCGCTGGCATTATCAGGCCATTTCCCTCTTTATGGGGTTCGGACGCCGGTGAAAGAGTCGTTGCAAAATACGGTGATGGATGCGCAGCTCCGCTGGTTTTTAGATATGCGCCGAAGGATCAAAACCGGGAAAAGCGCGAATAATTTTAGCGGGAATTATGTTGCCCTTTTTTATAACATGCCGGGAACATCTGCGGATGACCCAAAAGCAGGCATCAAACTGGGCTTTCAGAGACGTTTTCTGAACCACGGCTTTATGGACTTTTCACTGGCGATGTTCAAGTCCGTATTTGATTATTACTGGTACGGCCCATTGACGGGGTTGCAATTTTCAACACAAGCCAGCTTTGGGTTTGCCATTGGCGATTGGAAGAAATCAACGACCGCACCTTTCTGTGACATCTTACTTTGTGATGAATTCCAGGGCCAGCAGTGGAAGATCAGGCTTCCGGAGCTCACAGTTGGCTATTACTTAAACAGGATCAGGGCAGGCGTGGCCTTCGAGCGAAAGATCAAAACCTCGCCCTGGACTATCAACGTGCAGCTGGATGCAGCCATGAATAATGGATTCAATAATCTTAGATATGACCACGAAGTGATGATAGGCTATGACAGTGAAGATCGCGCCATTATGAAGGTCTATC
Coding sequences:
- a CDS encoding styrene monooxygenase/indole monooxygenase family protein → MRKIAIMGAGQSGLHLAIRLVKSGYDVTIISERSAEEIFNGQPTGATYLFHDSLQLERELGLDFWSDTAYHSTGFNINFGKPDGNFAFGIKSRTSKPGASIDQRLKFYQWIKLFEKLGGKFIVSDTTPSDLLACTAEFDLVIVSSGKGPLARLFTKDEERSTHEKPARKLVQLHINDFEQTDKTKFTSITLDALMGGGEIITAPFYQKDDIQCAFILIESIPGGPMDVFDDATTASELLAKAKEMIRTLMPWRYPAFANAEVIADNAFLKGAFTPVVRKPVVQLNSTAAVLGVGDTVILNDPIVGQGGNNASKMANVYAKAIIARGDKPFDVAWMNETFESFWDYSKYVNRFSDIFLAPAQPHVVEILGAATQNPEIASDFVNGFNHPPAIFPWLDNAEEAKKYLASKVKSAEPVM
- a CDS encoding alpha/beta fold hydrolase — encoded protein: MDIKKRNNVKVFGNGTQPMVFAHGFGCGQHMWRYIWPAFEKDYKIVLFDYVGSGGSDISAYNHERYDSLNGYAQDVIDICHELALKNCVFIGHSVSSMVGVLASIKEPELFDSLVLIGPSARYIDDDQYTGGFKQADIEELLVTMERNYIGWANFLAPAIMQNGSRPELGAELTESFCSTDPIIAKQFAQVTFLSDNRRDLAKVVHPVLILQCSEDIIAPVQVGEYLHRQMSGSVYKLMQATGHCPHLSAPKETIKLMQEFLSH
- a CDS encoding PAS domain-containing sensor histidine kinase, which codes for MQQAENILQDLPCGCVIFTETGMVTFINRTLCSVLGFQVEDVQGKSVEVVMTISSRIFHQTHFFPLLKLKGQVSEIFLSLRANDGSSIPMMANAKSITENGEPCYICVYTPVWERQKYENQLLEVNRAQQKALDENAMLNRLKDELESNQFNLDRKISILAERSREYLQMGKVFMHDMQEPIRKISLFFDTFLRKEGIPQNAGEHSQVEIIKRSILRLKFLTGSLLDFVQNSVSDDPVTLLNPGALIQQASAELTKKHGPFDYDINIGDLPEFDGRAVQIKRVFIELLKNAVENKASDRKLAIRVTAIVSEENAYQNHSAKYRYTDHVKIEFADNGAGFDNRFNEYVFGLLNKLNMGTPGPGLGLALCKQIIAGHYGTIQAKSEVGKGTSIVIMLPLRQMANHNQIV
- a CDS encoding response regulator encodes the protein MLNDEKTIYLVDDDDDDRMIISQAVHQLMGNVNIIEFSSGFEFLDRVLGQQPSQQTLVLMDINMPRVSGLEVITAMRLDPSCKHLPILAISTATDPGLIDKLIASGASGYFEKPASFEQVTQLANDINDFYVSHYR